From the Hyphomicrobium sp. ghe19 genome, one window contains:
- a CDS encoding aminotransferase class V-fold PLP-dependent enzyme codes for MTVTPHLFIPGPTNVPDAVRMAMNVPMEDMRSPEFPKFTLPVFEDLKKVFKMKDGRVFIFPSSGTGAWESAIENTLAVGDKVLMSRFGQFSLLWVDMAERMGLKVELCDEEWGTGVPLEKYADILAKDKNHEIKAVFATHNETATGVSSDIAGVRKALDAAKHPALLFVDGVSSVGSLDMRMGEWGVDCCVSGSQKGFMLPTGLGILAVSQKALDANKTQNGRMNRCFFSWEDMIKTNDLGYFPYTPATQLIRGLRASLDLIFAEGLDNVLARHHRLATGVRHAVDAWGLKLCAKEPKWHSDTVSAILVPEGFDSNAVVKTAYYRYNTSLGVGLNKVAGKVFRIGHLGALDEFMIGGVLFAVEMALKDSGVNVKLGSGTGAAAEYFSKTATKSATAPTPKQAKAA; via the coding sequence ATGACTGTTACGCCTCATCTTTTCATACCCGGCCCGACGAATGTTCCTGATGCCGTTCGCATGGCAATGAACGTCCCGATGGAAGACATGCGTTCGCCGGAATTCCCGAAATTCACGCTGCCGGTATTTGAAGACCTGAAGAAGGTCTTCAAAATGAAGGATGGCCGCGTTTTCATTTTCCCGTCGTCGGGCACCGGCGCTTGGGAATCGGCAATCGAGAACACGCTCGCCGTCGGCGATAAGGTTCTGATGAGCCGTTTTGGCCAGTTCTCGCTGCTCTGGGTCGATATGGCCGAGCGGATGGGTCTCAAGGTCGAGCTTTGCGACGAAGAGTGGGGCACGGGCGTGCCGCTCGAGAAATACGCCGACATTCTCGCGAAGGACAAGAATCACGAGATCAAGGCTGTCTTCGCCACGCACAACGAAACCGCGACGGGCGTCAGCTCCGACATCGCAGGCGTCAGGAAAGCGCTCGATGCTGCTAAGCATCCGGCCCTTCTCTTCGTCGACGGCGTGTCGTCGGTCGGCTCGCTCGACATGCGTATGGGCGAATGGGGCGTTGACTGCTGCGTCTCGGGTTCGCAGAAGGGCTTCATGCTCCCGACGGGTCTCGGCATTCTCGCCGTGAGCCAGAAGGCGCTCGACGCCAACAAGACGCAGAACGGCCGTATGAACCGCTGCTTCTTCTCCTGGGAAGACATGATCAAGACGAACGATCTTGGATATTTCCCCTATACCCCCGCGACGCAGCTCATCCGCGGTCTTCGTGCGTCGCTCGATCTCATCTTCGCTGAAGGTCTCGACAACGTCCTCGCTCGCCACCATCGCCTGGCGACTGGCGTCCGTCACGCTGTCGACGCTTGGGGCCTGAAGCTCTGCGCGAAGGAGCCGAAGTGGCACTCGGACACCGTCTCGGCGATCCTCGTTCCGGAAGGCTTTGACAGCAACGCCGTCGTGAAGACAGCGTACTACCGCTACAACACGTCGCTCGGAGTTGGCCTCAACAAGGTTGCCGGCAAGGTCTTCCGCATCGGCCACCTTGGTGCGCTCGATGAGTTCATGATCGGTGGCGTTCTCTTCGCTGTCGAAATGGCGCTTAAGGATTCCGGCGTCAACGTCAAGCTCGGTTCCGGCACCGGCGCAGCTGCGGAATACTTCAGCAAGACCGCAACGAAGTCGGCAACCGCCCCGACGCCGAAGCAAGCGAAAGCTGCCTAA
- a CDS encoding response regulator transcription factor yields the protein MTAKIEVTIADQNPVVRAGLDALIARDGRFTVCGIHSTGEGLINALKMKPVEIAVVGWTLPDMTGGAVLARIKQEKWQTRIIIYTGERSHDVLRNSIKGGAWGFVSKTEDPQVLLEAVVSVARGRLSLPYVDIDLLNHDPLEGLTARERELLAALANGWTNLQIAARTGISRNTVKYHLKNLYDKLGVSNRAMAVALHVSVNRNGQ from the coding sequence ATGACCGCCAAGATCGAGGTCACGATCGCCGATCAGAATCCGGTCGTACGTGCAGGTCTCGACGCACTGATCGCACGGGATGGACGCTTCACCGTCTGCGGAATTCATTCAACCGGCGAGGGACTGATCAACGCCCTGAAGATGAAGCCGGTCGAGATTGCTGTTGTCGGTTGGACGCTGCCTGACATGACCGGCGGCGCTGTGCTTGCCCGCATCAAACAGGAAAAGTGGCAGACGCGGATCATCATCTACACCGGTGAACGTTCGCACGATGTCCTGCGCAATTCCATTAAGGGAGGCGCTTGGGGCTTCGTTTCGAAGACGGAAGATCCGCAAGTCTTGCTTGAAGCGGTTGTTTCCGTCGCGCGTGGCCGCTTGTCGCTGCCCTACGTCGACATCGACCTTTTGAATCACGATCCTCTCGAAGGCCTGACCGCGCGCGAGCGAGAATTGCTTGCTGCACTAGCGAACGGCTGGACCAATCTGCAGATCGCGGCGCGAACGGGAATCTCGCGTAATACGGTGAAATACCATCTCAAAAATTTATACGACAAGCTCGGCGTGTCGAACCGTGCCATGGCTGTTGCACTGCACGTGTCCGTTAACCGTAATGGACAGTAA
- a CDS encoding outer membrane protein — protein MRKILSALVVAPLLSPAGVAMAQSLPNEVKPIGNLSSPYNLIIPNYVEKPLPSSWEGFYWKPTLGFNTLSFSTSGGRLRDADGITLGASGGYDFRYNDFIFGPTADLSYDFLYGDSSRIDGTSGYKGHVDFDGSVGGRLGYLLWDRTLVYATGGYAFANLEVRNGSLGASDSNMLSGWTAGGGIEYLWNDNNSLRFEYRRVEFSSESFDSLPAGRDEVGASMNKFSFGFVHRF, from the coding sequence ATGAGAAAGATTTTGTCTGCGTTGGTCGTGGCGCCGTTATTGTCACCGGCAGGCGTTGCAATGGCGCAGAGCCTTCCGAATGAAGTGAAGCCTATCGGCAATCTGAGCAGCCCCTATAACCTCATCATCCCGAACTACGTTGAAAAGCCGCTCCCGTCGTCCTGGGAGGGCTTCTACTGGAAACCGACGCTCGGCTTTAACACCCTGTCATTCAGCACCAGTGGCGGCCGGCTGAGGGACGCTGACGGCATCACGCTCGGAGCCTCGGGCGGATACGATTTCCGCTACAATGACTTCATTTTCGGACCTACGGCCGACTTGAGCTACGATTTTCTGTATGGCGACAGCTCCCGCATAGACGGCACCTCCGGATACAAAGGCCACGTCGATTTCGACGGCTCCGTCGGTGGCAGGCTGGGATATTTGTTGTGGGATCGCACCCTGGTCTACGCGACCGGTGGCTACGCCTTCGCCAATTTGGAAGTCAGGAATGGCTCTCTCGGCGCCAGCGATTCCAATATGCTGTCCGGATGGACTGCCGGCGGCGGCATTGAGTATCTTTGGAACGACAATAACAGCCTGCGCTTCGAATATCGGCGCGTCGAGTTCTCCAGCGAGAGTTTCGATTCACTGCCAGCTGGCCGCGACGAGGTGGGAGCCTCGATGAATAAGTTCAGCTTCGGCTTCGTCCACCGCTTCTGA
- a CDS encoding thermonuclease family protein produces the protein MTRIVDGETIILDDGKAVRLIGALAPRARDANAAQGAWPPETDTIKALSDLVLAKKVKLAFAGRHIDRYGRTLAHVFVDDHGRQAWVQGALLAKGFARAYGFPESFACSAELLAHEAEAREKRLGLWNNGVYRTLPADRAGEVMKLRGKYVRVTGTVVSIGRTKSATYINFSNDWQTDFTARVDRQVLAANPEFDRALDGLTAKTVVVRGWIERRNGPMIDIADPSQLEIPGPLGAPAIVSDQSPLNPLISVRGPGGPI, from the coding sequence GTGACGCGGATCGTCGACGGCGAAACAATCATTCTCGATGACGGTAAAGCCGTCCGGCTGATCGGCGCACTCGCGCCCAGGGCACGCGACGCCAACGCCGCTCAGGGGGCGTGGCCTCCGGAAACCGACACCATCAAGGCGCTATCGGATCTGGTCCTCGCGAAGAAGGTCAAACTCGCGTTCGCGGGCCGTCATATCGACCGCTACGGGCGGACGCTCGCGCACGTTTTCGTGGATGATCACGGACGGCAGGCCTGGGTGCAGGGAGCGCTGCTCGCCAAAGGCTTCGCCCGCGCCTACGGGTTTCCCGAAAGCTTTGCCTGCTCGGCTGAGCTTCTCGCGCATGAAGCGGAAGCGCGGGAGAAGCGGTTAGGGCTTTGGAATAACGGCGTCTATCGCACCTTACCCGCCGACCGTGCAGGCGAAGTGATGAAGCTGCGCGGCAAGTATGTTCGCGTCACCGGCACTGTCGTTTCCATCGGCCGCACGAAAAGCGCGACGTACATCAACTTCAGCAACGACTGGCAAACGGATTTCACCGCGCGCGTCGACAGACAAGTTCTTGCTGCAAATCCCGAGTTCGACCGCGCCCTCGATGGCCTGACGGCCAAGACCGTCGTCGTGCGCGGATGGATCGAGCGGCGGAATGGCCCGATGATCGACATTGCCGATCCTTCCCAGCTTGAAATACCGGGGCCGCTGGGTGCTCCTGCCATTGTCAGCGATCAAAGCCCGTTGAACCCGCTCATTTCGGTGCGAGGGCCGGGCGGTCCGATCTGA